Proteins from a genomic interval of Clostridium sp. AN503:
- a CDS encoding AAA family ATPase — translation MKLSKFKLHNFRCFGDSEQVIDINDITAFIGNNSAGKTAALFALNYLFSNNSSDRILKRSDFHLPKDVNPEELETQDLYIEAVFTFDELTDGENGEGSVPPFFQSLVVDNPGASPYLRIRLEATWEKSSNVEGAVESKVYYITCPEGEDITEYKTPANRRDLDRIRVIYVPAVRDPSRQLKNASGTMMYQIMNSINWSNTIKANIKEKINELNAQFLEEKGVSILGSSIHTQWGTYDSDTRYSNAQLRFNSTDIDSSIKKSEVVFLPTVTGKECTIDDMSDGLRSLFYISLVDSILDVETKIQEELKSDPEHVSFNHKPPILTIIALEEPENHIAPHLMGQLISNLEDIARKSNAQTVLTSHSTAIIKRIDPENLRYFRLEIDNCVTRVRSITLPDKENSADQYKFIKEAVKAYPELYFAKLVILGEGDSEEIILPKFWNAKNGNVDLSGISIVPLGGRHVNHFWRLLNDLDIPHVTLLDLDKERDGGCWGRIKYVLDQLIQNGYDRNKLLKTANGVMSTKEFEGMIDWDVESMECLQAWINYLEHYNVFFSAPLDIDFLMLEFYGHIYKDLLNLNEGPRLMIEENGQKHQEYIKSIEASGKTYPEYEKRITDDVQHTLKRCGGEGKTYTIEQRKLMVWYTYFFLNRGKPSTHIEALSKISNESLLISMPDVFKRMINAAEKALRGNM, via the coding sequence ATGAAACTATCAAAATTTAAGCTTCATAACTTCCGTTGCTTTGGTGATAGCGAGCAAGTAATCGACATTAATGATATTACTGCATTTATTGGCAATAATAGCGCAGGAAAAACTGCGGCATTGTTTGCGTTGAACTATTTGTTTTCTAATAATAGTAGCGATCGTATTTTAAAACGAAGTGATTTTCACTTGCCCAAAGATGTAAACCCAGAAGAACTAGAAACCCAGGATTTATATATTGAGGCAGTGTTTACTTTTGATGAATTGACGGATGGTGAAAATGGAGAAGGCTCTGTTCCTCCTTTTTTTCAAAGTTTGGTTGTTGACAATCCTGGAGCCTCCCCCTACCTTCGTATCCGTTTAGAAGCTACGTGGGAGAAAAGTAGTAATGTAGAAGGTGCCGTTGAAAGTAAGGTTTACTATATCACATGTCCGGAAGGCGAAGATATTACTGAATATAAAACTCCGGCAAATCGGCGAGATTTAGACAGAATCAGGGTTATTTATGTGCCGGCTGTTCGTGATCCTTCAAGACAACTGAAAAATGCATCTGGTACAATGATGTATCAGATTATGAATAGTATAAACTGGAGCAATACTATCAAAGCAAATATTAAAGAGAAAATCAATGAGTTAAATGCACAGTTTTTGGAAGAAAAGGGCGTTTCGATATTGGGTTCTTCTATTCATACTCAATGGGGAACTTATGATTCTGATACCAGGTATTCAAATGCTCAACTCCGTTTTAATAGTACGGATATAGATTCTTCTATTAAAAAATCGGAAGTGGTTTTTCTTCCAACGGTAACGGGAAAAGAATGTACTATTGATGATATGAGTGATGGATTGCGTTCACTTTTTTATATTTCATTGGTTGATAGTATACTTGATGTAGAGACAAAAATACAGGAAGAACTTAAATCTGATCCTGAACATGTTTCTTTTAACCATAAACCACCGATTTTGACAATAATCGCGCTAGAGGAGCCAGAAAATCATATTGCTCCGCACTTGATGGGACAGTTGATTTCAAATTTGGAGGATATTGCTAGAAAAAGTAATGCCCAAACTGTTTTAACATCCCATTCTACGGCCATTATAAAAAGGATTGATCCAGAAAACCTTAGATATTTTCGCCTTGAGATAGATAATTGTGTTACGAGAGTTCGTTCTATTACTTTGCCAGACAAAGAGAATTCGGCGGATCAATACAAATTTATCAAGGAGGCGGTCAAGGCATATCCTGAGTTGTATTTTGCCAAACTTGTAATTTTAGGCGAAGGTGATAGTGAGGAAATTATTTTGCCTAAGTTCTGGAATGCAAAGAATGGAAATGTTGATTTAAGTGGTATATCAATTGTTCCTTTAGGAGGAAGGCATGTGAACCATTTTTGGAGGCTTCTCAATGATCTAGACATCCCACATGTTACATTGCTCGACCTAGATAAAGAAAGAGATGGTGGTTGTTGGGGGCGTATAAAATATGTTTTAGATCAACTTATTCAAAATGGATATGACAGAAATAAACTATTAAAAACGGCAAATGGGGTTATGTCTACTAAGGAATTTGAGGGAATGATTGATTGGGATGTTGAGAGTATGGAATGTCTGCAGGCGTGGATTAATTATTTAGAGCATTATAATGTGTTTTTCTCAGCACCGTTAGACATTGACTTCTTAATGTTGGAGTTTTATGGACATATTTATAAAGATTTACTTAATTTGAATGAAGGTCCTAGGCTTATGATAGAAGAAAATGGACAAAAACATCAAGAGTATATTAAATCTATCGAAGCCTCAGGGAAAACATATCCAGAATATGAAAAACGTATTACAGATGATGTTCAGCATACATTAAAGAGATGTGGTGGTGAGGGAAAGACCTATACTATAGAGCAACGGAAATTAATGGTATGGTATACCTACTTTTTCTTAAATAGAGGAAAGCCTTCCACACATATTGAGGCACTTTCTAAAATTAGTAACGAAAGCTTGTTGATTTCGATGCCTGATGTTTTTAAAAGAATGATTAATGCTGCGGAAAAGGCATTACGAGGGAACATGTAA
- a CDS encoding BsuBI/PstI family type II restriction endonuclease: MISEWLSGELPEIEEIQERLKAIFPREIDVNGYIIREMGAKTVFTMLYSFCVDEEEWIRPATITCMTDEQAVMQTPEERKEWLALSQSKDAPRDIPGRWYKPNTREPIRDETIREMVRLNAVIERAGLATTSPLPRYSLQAQFADLFNPKLQGEELDLAIQKWQEDFLSATSLARVALSKRLVSASSDGVLVNLPNGETRKMASGPSSELAKAVVEQFAKNFMKDPAVILMSESAKKLLLKDDDLCQAIGFDVDVSTVLPDLILAELGEKQPIIVFIECVASDGPINDRRKLELLELAAKAGYKEKDCVCVTVFRDRSNSVSRKLVPSISWGTFIWYASEPDNIIYLREGNEERAVSIGGFLEL; encoded by the coding sequence ATGATTTCTGAGTGGTTATCTGGAGAATTGCCGGAGATTGAAGAGATACAGGAAAGATTAAAAGCTATTTTTCCAAGAGAAATAGATGTAAATGGTTATATAATCCGTGAAATGGGTGCAAAAACAGTATTCACAATGCTATATAGTTTTTGTGTTGATGAAGAGGAGTGGATCAGGCCAGCAACTATTACTTGTATGACGGATGAACAAGCCGTTATGCAAACGCCGGAAGAAAGAAAAGAATGGCTCGCTTTAAGCCAAAGCAAAGATGCTCCTAGAGATATACCAGGAAGGTGGTATAAACCCAATACAAGAGAACCTATAAGGGATGAGACGATAAGAGAAATGGTACGGTTGAACGCAGTTATAGAAAGAGCAGGATTAGCAACAACCTCCCCATTACCCAGATATTCTTTGCAAGCTCAGTTTGCAGATCTTTTTAATCCTAAATTACAGGGTGAGGAATTAGATTTAGCCATTCAAAAATGGCAGGAAGACTTTTTGTCAGCAACTTCGCTGGCAAGAGTCGCGTTGTCTAAACGATTAGTTTCGGCATCATCAGATGGGGTATTAGTGAACCTTCCGAATGGTGAAACTAGAAAAATGGCTTCAGGCCCAAGTAGTGAACTTGCAAAGGCAGTTGTTGAGCAGTTTGCTAAAAATTTCATGAAAGATCCGGCAGTTATCTTAATGAGTGAGTCGGCTAAAAAGTTATTACTAAAAGATGATGATTTGTGCCAAGCAATTGGTTTTGATGTAGATGTATCTACTGTGCTCCCAGATTTGATTTTAGCGGAATTAGGAGAAAAGCAGCCAATTATAGTGTTTATTGAATGTGTTGCAAGCGATGGCCCTATTAATGATCGTAGGAAGTTGGAATTGTTAGAGTTGGCGGCGAAAGCGGGATATAAAGAAAAGGACTGTGTTTGTGTGACTGTATTTAGAGACCGCTCTAACTCCGTAAGCCGTAAGTTGGTTCCATCTATTTCTTGGGGAACCTTTATTTGGTATGCTAGTGAGCCGGACAATATTATTTACTTGCGAGAGGGAAATGAAGAAAGAGCAGTTTCTATTGGTGGATTTTTAGAACTGTGA
- a CDS encoding N-6 DNA methylase: MPIAMDICPRQKTWEEYKYEIEALKKSNNCNSEKEEIAFARSFSFSVMKFLWRNVNYKKRWECRQIKIVSTRLDIYAIRLAKDIADYFITLNIMEYAYLMGAMYTMLLPDSYRSDNGVYYTPPSISERLLDLLAAEGADWAEDKVLDPACGGGAFLVTVANRMLGDYRIKELSAIEKIEHIEKHLSGIEIDRFAAWITQTLVDILLYSETIAAGRRLKSIVKVQDTIQCIETETRRFDVIVGNPPYGKIKLDEETRKLYSRSLYGHANLYGLFIDASLRILQSGGLVGFVTPTSFLGGKYFSNLRKLLVEENPPLAIDFISMRSGVFDQVLQETCLVVFGPNRMRCVTANKINVENNIYSVERIGSFQIEEGIKPWVIAREPAEANIVKKVRGTNTTLQDYGYKVSTGQLVWNRLKTQIYEEPECGVRPIIWAEAISADGQFKFNYQYRRKMKYIKISERQEFLVCRQAVVLVQRTTAKEQNRRLQTCILPQEFIDKWDGVVVENHVNIVHSISDVPKVSQKALTLILNSQTVDRIFRCLSGSVAVSATELQAIPLPPVDNLKELEEIAAVIHKANTDKEMQEKIENIILKAYGLED, encoded by the coding sequence ATGCCTATAGCGATGGATATATGCCCTCGACAAAAGACATGGGAAGAGTATAAATATGAAATCGAAGCGCTGAAGAAGTCAAATAACTGCAATTCGGAGAAAGAAGAAATTGCATTTGCCCGCTCATTTAGCTTTTCTGTCATGAAATTTCTGTGGCGAAATGTAAATTATAAAAAAAGGTGGGAGTGTAGGCAAATAAAGATTGTTTCTACAAGGTTGGATATTTATGCAATAAGACTGGCAAAAGATATTGCAGATTACTTTATTACATTAAATATAATGGAATATGCGTATTTAATGGGCGCTATGTATACAATGCTTTTACCTGACAGCTATCGTTCAGATAATGGAGTTTACTATACACCACCGTCTATATCAGAACGTCTTCTTGATTTATTAGCAGCAGAGGGGGCAGATTGGGCAGAAGATAAAGTCTTAGATCCGGCTTGCGGAGGAGGAGCATTCTTAGTTACAGTTGCCAATCGTATGTTAGGGGATTATAGGATAAAGGAATTATCTGCAATCGAAAAAATCGAACATATAGAAAAGCATCTATCAGGTATAGAAATAGATAGATTTGCAGCATGGATTACTCAGACTTTGGTTGACATACTGTTGTATTCGGAAACGATAGCGGCGGGAAGAAGGCTAAAGTCCATCGTTAAAGTTCAGGATACAATTCAATGTATTGAAACAGAGACAAGGCGTTTTGATGTAATAGTTGGAAACCCGCCATATGGTAAAATAAAACTGGATGAGGAAACTAGAAAACTATATTCAAGATCATTATACGGGCATGCAAATTTGTATGGGCTATTTATTGATGCATCATTAAGGATATTGCAGTCAGGAGGTTTGGTCGGATTTGTAACGCCAACTTCGTTTTTAGGGGGGAAATATTTTTCAAATCTGAGAAAGTTATTAGTTGAGGAGAATCCTCCTTTAGCAATTGATTTTATTTCAATGCGGTCCGGTGTATTTGATCAGGTCCTTCAAGAAACGTGCCTGGTTGTTTTTGGACCTAATAGAATGCGGTGTGTAACTGCGAATAAAATTAATGTGGAAAACAATATATATAGTGTTGAGCGAATTGGAAGTTTTCAAATTGAGGAAGGAATAAAACCATGGGTAATTGCCCGTGAACCGGCAGAGGCTAACATCGTTAAAAAAGTTAGAGGAACGAATACCACATTACAAGACTATGGATATAAAGTTTCAACAGGGCAACTGGTATGGAATCGGTTAAAAACACAGATTTATGAAGAACCAGAGTGTGGAGTAAGACCTATTATTTGGGCAGAGGCAATTTCGGCAGATGGACAGTTTAAGTTTAATTATCAATATAGACGTAAAATGAAATATATAAAAATCTCAGAAAGGCAAGAATTCTTAGTATGTAGACAAGCAGTAGTACTGGTTCAGAGGACTACTGCAAAGGAACAAAACCGAAGATTGCAGACGTGTATATTGCCACAGGAATTCATTGATAAATGGGACGGAGTTGTGGTTGAAAATCATGTAAATATTGTACATTCGATATCGGACGTCCCCAAAGTGTCCCAAAAGGCATTAACACTGATTTTAAATTCACAGACAGTAGATCGAATATTTAGATGTCTGTCTGGAAGTGTAGCAGTATCGGCTACAGAACTGCAGGCAATACCTCTACCACCAGTTGATAATTTAAAGGAATTGGAAGAAATAGCAGCAGTTATACATAAGGCGAATACTGATAAAGAAATGCAGGAAAAGATAGAAAATATAATTTTAAAAGCATACGGGCTGGAGGATTAA
- a CDS encoding phosphoadenosine phosphosulfate reductase family protein — MDLEQKAIERVKMASEMSLRLYGRPLVVTDSGGKDSAVCREIVRRAGIPFEIHHNLTTADAPQTIYYVRDIFRRLELEGITCCVNYPIYKGQRVTMWSLIPMKKFPPTRLQRYCCQICKENSCRDRFITTGVRWAESVKRKNNRGVFENFVSDPSKKIILNNDNDEQRMLFESCTLKGKRICNPIVDWRDSDVWEYIRSERLELNPLYDMGFYRVGCLGCPMAGKNRWTEFRLFPTYQRAYIRSFGKMLDVIHVGGGKTKWKTAEDVFSWWMEEETIEGQISLFDRIEWLGEKDIL; from the coding sequence ATGGATTTAGAGCAGAAAGCGATAGAAAGAGTGAAGATGGCATCCGAGATGTCCCTAAGACTATACGGACGCCCCTTAGTTGTAACAGACAGTGGAGGGAAAGACAGTGCAGTCTGTAGGGAAATTGTCAGACGTGCCGGGATACCATTTGAGATTCATCACAACCTGACTACAGCAGATGCACCTCAGACCATTTACTATGTGAGAGATATTTTTCGCAGGTTAGAACTGGAGGGGATTACGTGCTGTGTGAATTATCCGATATACAAAGGCCAGAGAGTTACAATGTGGTCGCTGATTCCCATGAAAAAGTTTCCGCCAACAAGGCTGCAGAGATATTGCTGTCAAATTTGTAAAGAGAACTCCTGCCGGGATCGGTTCATTACCACCGGTGTGCGATGGGCGGAGAGTGTAAAGCGAAAAAATAATCGAGGCGTTTTTGAAAATTTTGTCTCGGATCCCAGTAAAAAGATTATCCTGAATAATGACAATGATGAACAGCGCATGCTGTTTGAGAGTTGCACATTAAAAGGGAAAAGAATCTGCAATCCGATTGTAGACTGGCGGGACTCTGATGTGTGGGAATATATACGCAGCGAGCGCCTGGAGCTTAATCCGCTTTATGATATGGGATTCTACCGAGTCGGCTGTTTGGGATGCCCCATGGCAGGGAAGAACCGTTGGACAGAGTTTCGTCTATTCCCGACCTACCAAAGGGCATATATACGATCATTTGGAAAGATGCTGGATGTAATCCATGTTGGCGGTGGCAAGACGAAGTGGAAGACAGCGGAGGATGTTTTTTCGTGGTGGATGGAGGAAGAGACTATAGAGGGGCAGATAAGTTTGTTTGATCGAATTGAATGGTTGGGAGAAAAGGATATTTTGTAG
- the ltrA gene encoding group II intron reverse transcriptase/maturase, whose translation MDTSSLMEQILSKENLNTAYLQVVRNKGAEGVDGMKYTQLKEHLERNGEIIKEQLRRRKYKPQPVRRVEIPKSDGVVRKLGVPTVTDRFVQQAVAQVLTPIYKEQFHDQSYGFRPNRCAQQAIITALDMMNDGNDWIVDIDLEKFFDTVNHDKLMTLIGRTIKDGDVISIIRKFLVSGIMVDDEYKETVIGTPQGGNLSPLLANVMLNELDKEMEQRGLNFVRYADDCIIMVGSEMSAKRVMRNLTKFIEEKLGLKVNMTKSKVDRPSGLKYLGFGFYFDSKAHQYKAKPHAKSVAKFKARMKQLTCRSWGNSLYFICSKKSVKKKWLRWLINRQTWFKS comes from the coding sequence ATGGACACAAGTAGTCTAATGGAGCAGATACTAAGTAAAGAGAATCTCAATACCGCATATCTGCAAGTCGTGCGAAATAAAGGTGCAGAGGGAGTGGACGGAATGAAGTACACACAACTCAAAGAGCATCTTGAAAGGAACGGCGAAATCATCAAGGAACAGCTGAGGAGAAGAAAGTACAAGCCTCAGCCAGTACGCAGAGTGGAGATACCGAAGTCAGATGGTGTCGTCAGAAAGCTGGGAGTACCAACAGTAACAGACCGCTTTGTACAACAGGCAGTTGCACAGGTACTAACACCAATCTATAAAGAGCAGTTCCATGACCAGAGTTATGGATTTAGACCGAATAGATGTGCACAGCAGGCAATCATAACAGCATTAGATATGATGAATGATGGAAATGATTGGATAGTTGACATTGACTTGGAGAAGTTCTTTGACACAGTAAACCATGATAAGTTGATGACACTCATAGGAAGAACAATTAAAGATGGAGATGTTATCTCAATCATCAGAAAGTTCTTAGTAAGTGGAATCATGGTAGATGATGAATACAAGGAAACCGTGATAGGAACACCGCAAGGTGGAAATCTTTCACCACTTCTTGCTAATGTCATGCTGAATGAACTTGATAAGGAAATGGAACAGAGAGGACTAAACTTTGTCAGATATGCAGATGACTGTATTATCATGGTCGGAAGCGAGATGTCAGCAAAGCGAGTGATGAGAAATCTCACGAAGTTTATTGAAGAGAAACTGGGACTCAAAGTAAATATGACAAAGAGTAAGGTGGATAGACCGAGTGGCCTAAAATACCTTGGATTTGGATTTTACTTTGATAGTAAGGCACACCAATACAAGGCAAAACCACACGCAAAATCAGTAGCGAAATTCAAAGCAAGAATGAAGCAACTCACTTGCAGAAGCTGGGGAAATAGTCTTTATTTTATTTGTTCGAAAAAATCGGTTAAGAAAAAATGGCTGAGGTGGTTGATAAATAGGCAGACTTGGTTCAAGAGCTAG
- a CDS encoding ORF6N domain-containing protein, translating to MNELTVTEYKNIRVLTTQQLAEAYESNTDTITKNFNRNKGRYVEGKHYICLKGQKLKDFRANGQIDLLPNINTLYLWTQKGAFLHAKSLNTDVAWDVYDRLVDHYFDSQEKREIPQKEKSSSERLASVNNAVKILTPLLEKAGCNSKIQLLTAKQLYEKAQVFLPVEIESDKRYWDTVHIARQAGICYKSSGKPADKAINEIIRRIGITEADYTDTWESKGKWQGTVRKYSDEVIERVICWLADNDYPTDIEYHQTDGQMKAYHVTYKNQEVA from the coding sequence ATGAATGAATTAACAGTGACAGAGTACAAGAATATCAGGGTTTTGACAACTCAACAACTTGCAGAGGCGTATGAGAGCAATACAGATACTATTACGAAGAATTTTAATCGGAACAAAGGACGGTACGTAGAGGGAAAGCATTATATTTGTTTAAAGGGGCAGAAGTTGAAAGATTTTCGAGCAAACGGACAGATTGACCTTTTGCCAAATATCAATACTTTATATCTCTGGACGCAGAAAGGTGCTTTCCTCCATGCCAAGTCTTTAAATACTGATGTAGCATGGGATGTTTATGACAGATTGGTAGACCACTATTTTGATAGTCAGGAGAAGAGGGAGATTCCACAGAAAGAGAAATCCTCGTCTGAGCGTTTGGCCAGTGTTAATAACGCTGTAAAGATTCTCACCCCGCTTCTGGAGAAAGCCGGATGTAACAGCAAAATCCAGCTCCTCACTGCAAAGCAGCTTTACGAGAAAGCGCAGGTATTTCTTCCGGTAGAAATCGAATCGGACAAACGTTACTGGGATACGGTACATATCGCGCGGCAGGCGGGCATCTGCTATAAATCATCCGGTAAACCTGCGGACAAAGCCATCAACGAGATTATCCGGCGGATTGGCATCACGGAAGCAGATTATACTGATACCTGGGAGTCCAAAGGCAAATGGCAGGGAACCGTTCGGAAGTATTCGGATGAGGTCATCGAGAGGGTGATCTGCTGGCTTGCCGACAATGACTATCCGACTGACATTGAGTATCATCAGACAGATGGTCAGATGAAAGCCTACCACGTTACTTACAAGAATCAGGAGGTAGCATGA
- a CDS encoding helix-turn-helix transcriptional regulator gives MINERLKSLRLENNLTQAALADKIGIAKTTIASYEQGINEPNIGTLIKISDYFHVTIDYLVGKSNYKNVQEEVGFKNTIVLSDEQELLVLFKKITSCYEFLNHLYIDNNISPSYTSLSKQLVRHLEIVLDAYQRINECSPETIEDIGSNIGAFFMFINLNFDCMKLGCELTHVYKSLIELPVDE, from the coding sequence ATGATTAATGAACGGCTTAAATCTTTGCGATTAGAAAATAATCTTACCCAAGCTGCTCTTGCTGATAAAATAGGTATTGCTAAAACCACCATAGCCTCTTACGAGCAAGGCATAAATGAACCAAATATTGGAACACTGATAAAAATATCTGATTATTTTCATGTTACAATAGATTATTTGGTTGGTAAAAGCAACTACAAAAACGTTCAGGAAGAAGTAGGCTTTAAAAACACTATTGTTCTTAGCGATGAGCAGGAATTATTAGTGCTTTTCAAAAAAATTACATCCTGTTATGAATTTTTAAATCACCTATATATTGATAACAATATTAGTCCGAGTTACACTTCCTTGTCCAAACAGTTAGTAAGACATTTAGAGATTGTTTTAGATGCATATCAACGGATTAATGAGTGCTCCCCGGAAACTATAGAAGATATTGGCTCAAATATTGGAGCATTCTTCATGTTTATTAATCTTAACTTTGATTGTATGAAACTTGGTTGCGAACTCACCCATGTCTATAAAAGTCTTATTGAGTTGCCCGTCGATGAATAG
- a CDS encoding M15 family metallopeptidase: MRDITLCHPRLQTLASEFMAECSRQGLKIAIGETLRTVAEQDALYAQGRTKPGNIVTNAPGSSYSSYHQWGTAFDIYRNNGAGAYNESGNFFGRAGAIGTALGLEWGGNWKSIVDKPHFQLPDWGSSTSGIKKLYSNPAEFMRTWEPEETRTGWIKTPRGWWYRYADGAYPANKWLTINHHWYLFNPDGYMCTGWHRWNGSVCDPADGTGDWYFLDNTVDGPREGACWHSRENGAQEIWYVE; the protein is encoded by the coding sequence ATGAGAGACATCACCTTATGCCACCCGCGCTTACAGACACTGGCATCAGAATTCATGGCAGAATGCAGCCGCCAGGGCCTGAAGATCGCCATCGGCGAAACCCTGCGCACTGTAGCAGAGCAGGACGCCCTGTACGCCCAGGGCCGCACCAAACCCGGCAATATCGTCACCAATGCCCCCGGCAGCAGCTACAGCTCCTACCACCAGTGGGGCACGGCTTTCGACATCTACCGCAACAACGGCGCCGGTGCCTACAACGAATCCGGCAACTTCTTCGGCCGGGCCGGAGCCATCGGCACAGCCCTGGGCCTGGAATGGGGAGGCAACTGGAAGTCCATCGTGGACAAGCCCCACTTCCAGCTCCCGGACTGGGGCAGCAGCACATCGGGCATCAAGAAGCTGTACTCCAACCCGGCCGAGTTCATGCGCACCTGGGAGCCGGAGGAGACCCGGACCGGCTGGATCAAGACCCCGCGCGGCTGGTGGTACCGGTACGCGGACGGCGCTTACCCGGCAAACAAATGGCTGACGATCAACCATCACTGGTACCTGTTCAACCCGGATGGCTACATGTGCACCGGCTGGCACCGCTGGAACGGCAGCGTATGCGACCCGGCAGATGGGACCGGCGACTGGTACTTCCTGGACAACACCGTGGACGGGCCGCGGGAAGGAGCCTGCTGGCATTCCCGCGAGAATGGGGCGCAGGAGATCTGGTATGTGGAATGA
- a CDS encoding phage holin family protein, which translates to MKKMRFVDKYNAIVGSLVAVATALLGAYWYVFAGYLLLNVLDWGTGWYKARKKKEESSYIGLRGILKKVGYWVIILVAFLMPDLLIGLGRDVLGINLDFLMLFGWFTLACLLVNEIRSVLENLVECGYNVPAFLIKGLAVTEKLLEVQTEDRTK; encoded by the coding sequence ATGAAAAAAATGCGATTTGTAGATAAGTACAATGCGATTGTTGGAAGTCTGGTGGCAGTCGCCACGGCACTGTTGGGAGCATACTGGTATGTGTTTGCCGGATATCTTTTGCTGAATGTCCTGGATTGGGGGACCGGCTGGTATAAGGCGAGAAAAAAGAAAGAGGAGTCCAGCTACATCGGGCTGCGGGGAATCTTAAAAAAGGTCGGCTACTGGGTGATCATCCTGGTAGCTTTTTTGATGCCTGATCTGCTCATTGGACTGGGCAGGGATGTCCTTGGCATCAATCTGGATTTTTTAATGCTGTTTGGCTGGTTCACACTGGCATGTCTGCTGGTCAATGAGATCCGGAGTGTGCTGGAGAATCTGGTGGAGTGTGGTTATAACGTACCGGCATTCCTTATCAAAGGCCTGGCAGTGACAGAGAAGCTGCTGGAGGTGCAGACGGAAGACCGGACGAAGTGA